ATTTCCGATCCTAGACGAGGTCGACGATTCCCATCACCCGCTCAGTAAATAGAAATGAAAGATCCTCACCTAGCATGAGGATTTTTTGTATAAGAATTATAAAAGCGGCCCCTCCATGGAGGGGCCGCGTTGCGGTCTGATAAAGATCCGGACTCACTTGCTGCCAGGAGACAGCAGAACGGGACGGTGCTTGCGGTACAATCCGGGCTTGTTGAACTCATCCACGCGAAACATGAGTTCGTCACCGGGTTCGACTTCTCCGCCTTCGATGGCGTTGGCGAGCGGCAGCGCGACATGCTTGTTCACGATCTGCTGCAGTTCGCGCAAGCCGTACTCGCGGCTCACGCCTTCGTCGAGCAGGAACTCCTTGTAGCCGTCGCTGAAGCGGAGCTGCACCGGAACATTATTCGCCGCGACGCCGGTGAGCTTATCCTGCTCCTTCTTGAGCATGAGTTCGAGCACCCTGGCACTCTGTTCTCGATCGAGCGACCGGAAGACGATGATGTTGGTCCGGATGCGGCCGACGAACTCCGCGGGGAAGAACTTGTAGATGAGCTTCGACGTCTCCGTGTAGATGGCGGCATCGATCTCATCGGCATTGTCCTTTTCCGATCTCGTCGGCGGACGCAGACCGATCGTCTTGTCGTTTCCCGACAAGAGCTCGTTCGAACGCTGGCCGCCGATGTTGCAGGTCAGCATGATGACCGAACTCGAGAAGTCGGTGATGTCGCCGTTCGCTAGCGAAAGGCGACCGCCGTCGATGATGCGCAAAAGCGCGTTGTGCACCGTCCGGTGGGCTTTCTCGATCTCGTCGAACAATACCACGGACAAGTAGGGCTTGTTCCGCTGGTAGAATTCCGCGAGGAGACGCTCCATCTTCTTCGCATCCAAGTCCGGATCGACGCCATTCAGATTGGCGCGCACATGCTCGCGCCACTTCATCCAGAAATGAAAATCATCGATCTTCATCTGAGCCAGCTTGGGCGTGCCGTCGAAACCGACGTAACCCGGAGGCGAACCGATGAGTTCGGCGAGCTGATGATGCTCGGTGAACGTGGTGCAGTCGATGAACGTGAGCGGCGCATCCGCCTGATCGGCGATGAGCGCACGAGCCAATTCCTGGGCCATGAGCGTCTTGCCGACGCCGGTGGGACCAGCGAAGATGACCGCGTTGATCGGCTTCACCTGATCCTTGAGGCCGGCATGATAGATGGCAAAACTGCGGGCCAGACGTTCAGCCGCGCGATCCTGGCCGATGACTCGGCTCGTCAGGAAGTCGTAGATCCGCTTCGTCTTGGGACCGAAAGCGTCCGACGAGACGTGCTCGGTGAACAGGCTTTCATCATGAGCGAGCAGAGGTTTGGTGGACATGATCTGCCTCCCTAGCTGACGGTTGCGAAATCCGGACACCGGATCCGATTTTATATGTCAACGAACACATTTATCCGCTGGCCTCATCTAAACAAAAAGGAGCAGAAAGGTCAATATCCGCTCGGACAACGATTTTTTGGCCCAACCCTGCGAAAATATCACTTGCGATAGCCAATCAAACTAGGCCGCCGGCAAGGACCGATCCGCGCTTTCATGCCGACGCCACGGATCAACTTTCACCCGACTGGCTGGATCAACGGTATCTTTCTATTGCCCGCGAATACCAGCGCACCATCTCTCTTCATGGCTATCAGATTCTGCCAGGCCAGCCAGGCAATCACCGCCAGCAGAAGACCACTCGCGAACTTGTAGGTCCAGGCGAAAGGATCCAGACCGAACAGGATCGGAAATTGCAGATAGGCTGTCAGGCCCAACAAGACCAGCGCGACCGTTTCCCGCTTATCAGAGACTAGGACAGCGAGCGGTATGAACCACACGACCCACTGCGGCGAAACAAAACGGTTGAAAAGCATGAACGGCAGCAGCAGGAACAGACAGGCGCGGATGAAAGCCTTCGCGTCAGCGATCCGACCGAAGACCAGCAGAAAAATGAAAGGAATGAACTGCAACAAGGAGAATATTCCGGCCAGGATGACCGCGAACCAAACGGAACCGCCGCCGAGGAAACTGGCCGCCCACAAGCTGATGTCGCCGAGCGAACCGATCTCAAAAGTCCGTCCCAGGTGGAACAGGATCGGCGACAGGAAAGCGTCCGGACCAGCCCAGATCAGGATGCCGCCGAGGAGGACGACCGGCGCCGCCGCTGCCGCCACCAGGACGCGGCGGCGGCCAGGCTCCGAACTGGACCCGGCCGCGCTCTGCGCCGCCAGCATGAGCAGCGGCAAAAGAAAGAAAGCTGGATAAAATTTGACCAGACCGCCCAGGATCAGCCAGAGAGCCGCTAGGACGCGACGACCCCTGATCACTTCATGCGCCGCCGCGGCGACGAGCACCGCCGGCAGGATATCGAAACGCCAGACTGAAAAATAGATGACCCCGGGGAGAAAAAACAACCACAAGTATTTAAGCGGCCGTCCGAGCGAAATGAGGATCTTCCCCGTGAGCCAGACCAGCAAGCCGAACAGAATACTCGTCAACAGAGCGAAAATATCCTGATAGATGAAAGGGTTGGAAGTGAACAGCCGCGGCAAGGCCAGGAATAAGACGCCGGCCGGCGGATATTCCTGCGGCGACGCCGCGCTGTACGGACGGCCGCCGTCAGCCAGCCATTGGCCGCGTTCGAAATAAACTCGCATCTCCTGCTCGTCCCGCAAGAGCCGCAGACCGGAATCAAAAAATTCGCCATCGGAAAAAAGCGCCGGCGGAAGCAGTAGTCCGACCAGGGAAAAAACGAGGGCGAACAAAAAAGCCGCCGCGCCCCAATAACGAAGCTGAGCGGCGAGCGCGGCGCGATCATTCATCATAGACGCGAGATCTTGGCCGCCAACCGACTGGTGTTCGCGAGCGTGATAGCAAGCGCAAGCGCGTCGGCGGCGTCGTCGGGCTTCGGTATTTCCTTGAGGCCGAGCAGGGCTTTGACCATGGCCTGGACCTGTTTCTTGCCGGCCGCGCCGTAACCGCTCACGGCGTCCTTGACCTCGCCGGGCGAGAACTCGCGGCACGGTATACCGCGCTCTTCGATGCAGAGCCTGATGACGCCGCGCGCTTCGGCGACGGCGATCGCGGTCTTCACATTCTTGGAAAAGAAAAGTTTTTCGATGCCGACCTCGGCCGGGCGATATTTATCCAGGAGCGCGCCGCAGTTCTCGTGCAGCCGCCGCAGCCGCTCGCCGCCCGGCATCCCGGCCGGCGTCTTCAGGCTGCCGTAAGCCAGACAACGCGGTCGGCCGGCCGACTGTTCGATCACGCCGAAACCGGCATCAGCGATGCCTGGATCGATCCCGATGAGCGTCACAGACTCGGCCGAGACCGGCATATCAGATGTCGACGTTATAATAGATATTGTTCACGTCCTCGTCGTCGTCCAAAGCTTCGAACAAGCCTTCCAGTTTGGCTTGCGCTTCGGGATCAGCCACAGCCAGCATCTCTTTGGGCAGCCATTCCAGGCCG
The Patescibacteria group bacterium genome window above contains:
- a CDS encoding AAA family ATPase, which gives rise to MSTKPLLAHDESLFTEHVSSDAFGPKTKRIYDFLTSRVIGQDRAAERLARSFAIYHAGLKDQVKPINAVIFAGPTGVGKTLMAQELARALIADQADAPLTFIDCTTFTEHHQLAELIGSPPGYVGFDGTPKLAQMKIDDFHFWMKWREHVRANLNGVDPDLDAKKMERLLAEFYQRNKPYLSVVLFDEIEKAHRTVHNALLRIIDGGRLSLANGDITDFSSSVIMLTCNIGGQRSNELLSGNDKTIGLRPPTRSEKDNADEIDAAIYTETSKLIYKFFPAEFVGRIRTNIIVFRSLDREQSARVLELMLKKEQDKLTGVAANNVPVQLRFSDGYKEFLLDEGVSREYGLRELQQIVNKHVALPLANAIEGGEVEPGDELMFRVDEFNKPGLYRKHRPVLLSPGSK
- the ruvC gene encoding crossover junction endodeoxyribonuclease RuvC, which codes for MPVSAESVTLIGIDPGIADAGFGVIEQSAGRPRCLAYGSLKTPAGMPGGERLRRLHENCGALLDKYRPAEVGIEKLFFSKNVKTAIAVAEARGVIRLCIEERGIPCREFSPGEVKDAVSGYGAAGKKQVQAMVKALLGLKEIPKPDDAADALALAITLANTSRLAAKISRL